Proteins co-encoded in one Limimonas halophila genomic window:
- a CDS encoding PAS domain-containing protein, protein MHLDATKARRLPPDVLRAAKPREALIEWQRRHGLHGALPTRADFDPLTIPGLLGHLMILDVYPPPVGFRVRLFGTGVVDLLDADWTGLSVDAHNLGPLGGYVAAALETTRDSRAPTAGANTLHRDRHGRVEYEVVRLPLAGDAQAITQILACVQAL, encoded by the coding sequence GTGCACCTCGACGCCACGAAAGCGCGCCGGTTGCCGCCGGACGTTCTCCGGGCGGCCAAGCCGCGCGAAGCGCTCATCGAATGGCAGCGCCGGCACGGCCTGCACGGCGCGCTGCCCACGCGCGCGGACTTCGACCCCCTGACGATTCCCGGCCTGCTCGGCCACCTGATGATTCTCGACGTTTACCCGCCGCCGGTGGGCTTCCGCGTGCGCCTCTTCGGCACCGGGGTGGTGGACCTGCTGGACGCGGACTGGACGGGGCTGAGCGTCGACGCCCACAACCTCGGTCCCCTGGGCGGCTACGTTGCCGCTGCGCTGGAAACGACGCGTGACAGCCGGGCGCCGACGGCCGGTGCCAACACCCTGCACCGCGACCGCCACGGCCGGGTCGAATACGAGGTCGTGCGGCTGCCGCTGGCCGGTGACGCGCAGGCGATCACCCAGATCCTCGCGTGCGTGCAGGCGCTGTAA
- a CDS encoding substrate-binding protein, whose protein sequence is MTSDDNTNGSAWSRRRILKAGAAGTAGLGAILANGKMPYHFVRGAFAEEAIGNFPIKGKTAVFGFNVPQTGAYADEGKDELRAYKLAVKHLNEGGGMLETMQPTALSGNGVLGKKIDFVTGDTQTDPDAARQSARRMIERDGVIMYSGGSSSAVAIAQQSLAQQMGVIFMSGLTHSNDTTGKDRRRYGFRHFFNAYMSGQALGPILSEQYGEDRKAFHLTADYTWGHTQYESIKNATEGQGWKTVNNIMTPLGTSDYSQFLTAVLNSDADVLVLNHYGGDMVNSITQAVRFGMKGKSVGGKEMQIVVPLYSRLMAQGAGAENIEGVLGSQNWNWKLDDAGSNAFKKAFEAEYGQPPSQAAHTAYVQTLLYADAVERAETFYPPAVIKALEDHEFDGMGNGKTTYRACDHQCFKDMLVVQGKAPSEAESEFDLLKIVSQVPEKQVSYACDFFSGELGDYKPA, encoded by the coding sequence ATGACATCCGACGACAACACCAACGGTTCCGCCTGGTCGCGCCGGCGCATTCTGAAGGCCGGTGCCGCGGGGACCGCCGGGCTCGGCGCCATCCTCGCCAACGGCAAGATGCCGTATCACTTCGTGCGCGGCGCGTTCGCCGAGGAAGCCATCGGCAACTTCCCCATCAAGGGCAAGACGGCCGTGTTCGGCTTCAACGTGCCGCAGACGGGTGCCTACGCCGATGAGGGCAAGGACGAGCTGCGCGCCTACAAGCTGGCCGTGAAGCACCTCAACGAGGGCGGCGGCATGCTGGAGACGATGCAGCCGACCGCGCTCTCCGGCAACGGTGTGCTGGGCAAGAAGATCGATTTCGTCACCGGCGACACTCAGACCGACCCCGACGCCGCGCGGCAGAGCGCGCGCCGCATGATCGAGCGCGACGGCGTCATCATGTACTCGGGCGGATCGTCGTCCGCCGTGGCGATCGCCCAGCAGTCGCTCGCCCAGCAGATGGGCGTGATCTTCATGTCCGGGCTGACGCACTCCAACGACACCACGGGCAAGGACCGGCGCCGCTACGGCTTCCGGCACTTCTTCAACGCCTACATGTCGGGCCAGGCGCTCGGCCCCATCCTGTCCGAGCAGTACGGCGAGGACCGCAAGGCCTTCCACCTGACGGCGGACTACACCTGGGGCCACACGCAGTACGAGTCCATCAAGAACGCGACCGAGGGCCAGGGCTGGAAGACGGTCAACAACATCATGACCCCGCTGGGCACCTCGGACTACAGCCAGTTCCTGACGGCGGTGCTCAACTCGGACGCCGACGTGCTGGTGCTGAACCACTACGGCGGGGACATGGTGAACTCCATCACCCAGGCCGTGCGCTTCGGCATGAAGGGCAAGTCCGTGGGCGGCAAGGAGATGCAGATCGTCGTCCCGCTGTACAGCCGCCTCATGGCCCAGGGGGCCGGCGCCGAGAACATCGAGGGCGTGCTGGGCAGCCAGAACTGGAACTGGAAGCTGGACGACGCCGGCTCCAATGCCTTCAAGAAGGCGTTCGAGGCGGAGTACGGCCAGCCGCCGTCCCAGGCCGCGCACACGGCCTACGTCCAGACCCTGCTGTACGCGGACGCCGTCGAGCGGGCGGAGACCTTCTATCCGCCGGCCGTCATCAAGGCGCTGGAGGACCACGAGTTCGACGGCATGGGCAACGGCAAGACCACCTACCGCGCCTGTGACCACCAGTGCTTCAAGGACATGCTCGTCGTGCAGGGCAAGGCCCCGTCGGAGGCCGAGAGCGAGTTCGATCTGCTTAAGATCGTCTCGCAGGTGCCGGAGAAGCAGGTGAGTTACGCCTGCGACTTCTTCTCGGGCGAGCTGGGCGACTACAAGCCCGCCTGA
- a CDS encoding branched-chain amino acid ABC transporter permease, whose amino-acid sequence MISPLRTMSASRETAVMAGVVLAFALLPFILPLIGGYGELAVQIAVWAIFALGFDLLVGFTGFLSFGHAAFWGVSMYAGALTLQHVTTNALAAIVFGVIAGTIVAVVIGYLTLRRHGIYFAILTLAFSQMFYFIALSPAQDITGGDNGLTGIPYAEFFGATLSGWHVMYPVIAVIGVGAVYVARRIARSPYGLMLRAIKSNETRLQYTGINVRGYRLMAFVISGIFASLAGILFGIYETYVPIHSLHWATSGEVVMMSVIGGLGTLFGPMIGAAVVLYLENVLSATIAQWLLIQGAIFMAFVIFLPGGIADGIRRVALFVRRSGGAARTSASHGETAAGRDAVQESPGE is encoded by the coding sequence ATGATCAGTCCCCTGCGCACGATGTCCGCCAGCCGCGAAACCGCGGTCATGGCGGGGGTGGTGCTGGCGTTCGCCCTGCTGCCGTTCATCCTGCCCCTGATCGGCGGCTACGGCGAGCTGGCGGTCCAGATCGCGGTCTGGGCGATCTTCGCGTTGGGCTTCGACCTGCTTGTGGGCTTCACAGGGTTCCTGTCGTTCGGCCACGCCGCCTTCTGGGGCGTGTCGATGTACGCGGGCGCGCTGACGCTCCAGCACGTCACGACGAACGCGCTGGCGGCCATCGTCTTCGGGGTGATCGCCGGCACGATCGTGGCCGTCGTCATCGGCTACCTGACGCTGCGCCGCCACGGCATCTACTTCGCCATCCTGACGCTGGCGTTCTCGCAGATGTTCTACTTCATCGCGCTCTCGCCGGCGCAGGACATCACCGGCGGCGACAACGGCCTGACCGGCATTCCCTACGCCGAGTTCTTCGGCGCCACGCTGTCGGGCTGGCACGTCATGTATCCGGTCATCGCCGTGATCGGGGTGGGCGCGGTCTACGTCGCGCGGCGCATCGCGCGCTCGCCCTACGGGCTGATGCTGCGCGCGATCAAATCGAACGAAACGCGCCTGCAGTACACCGGGATCAACGTGCGCGGCTACCGCCTGATGGCCTTCGTGATCAGCGGCATCTTCGCCTCGCTGGCCGGCATCCTCTTCGGCATCTACGAAACCTACGTGCCGATCCACAGCCTGCACTGGGCGACCTCGGGCGAGGTCGTGATGATGTCGGTGATCGGCGGCCTGGGCACGCTCTTCGGGCCCATGATCGGGGCGGCCGTGGTGCTCTACCTGGAGAACGTGCTCTCCGCGACGATCGCGCAGTGGCTGCTCATCCAGGGCGCCATCTTCATGGCCTTCGTGATCTTCCTGCCGGGCGGGATCGCCGACGGCATCCGCCGTGTGGCGCTGTTCGTCCGGCGTTCGGGCGGCGCGGCACGCACCTCGGCCAGCCACGGCGAGACTGCCGCGGGCCGGGACGCTGTCCAGGAATCGCCGGGCGAATGA
- a CDS encoding class II glutamine amidotransferase — translation MCRLAAYVGQPLALDQFLRTPPHSLIEQAHAPRETLSATLNADGVGVGWYADDGGPAAYRSTLPAWGDANLPALGRSLTRPLWLANVRSATDPLSIAVANTMPFAADGLLFLHNGFLSGFAEVVRTRMRAWLRPEVEAGIAGTTDSEYVFAALRQLAADDPGADLTVHVERLLGLLRDWMQGGKALLNLAVSDGTRVVAVRHALAAAPPSLYVHTGHDGFAGGRLVASEPLDGDAGWTPVPSDHLVVLEADADVARRPLAG, via the coding sequence GTGTGTCGTCTCGCCGCCTACGTGGGGCAACCCCTCGCGCTTGACCAGTTCCTGCGAACGCCGCCGCACAGCCTGATCGAACAGGCCCACGCCCCGCGGGAAACGCTGTCGGCGACGCTGAACGCCGACGGCGTGGGCGTGGGCTGGTACGCCGACGACGGCGGGCCCGCCGCCTACCGCTCCACCCTGCCCGCGTGGGGCGACGCCAACCTGCCCGCGCTGGGGCGCAGCCTGACGCGCCCCCTGTGGCTGGCGAACGTGCGCAGCGCCACCGACCCGCTGTCCATCGCCGTGGCCAACACCATGCCCTTCGCCGCGGACGGGCTCCTGTTCCTGCACAACGGCTTCCTGAGCGGCTTCGCCGAGGTCGTGCGAACGCGCATGCGCGCCTGGCTGCGCCCCGAGGTCGAGGCGGGGATCGCCGGCACCACGGATTCCGAATACGTCTTCGCCGCGCTGCGCCAGCTCGCGGCGGACGACCCCGGCGCGGACCTCACGGTCCATGTCGAGCGGCTGCTCGGCCTGCTGCGCGATTGGATGCAGGGCGGCAAAGCACTGCTGAACCTGGCCGTGAGCGATGGGACGCGCGTGGTGGCGGTGCGCCACGCCCTGGCCGCGGCGCCGCCCAGCCTCTACGTCCATACGGGGCACGATGGCTTCGCCGGCGGCCGGCTGGTGGCGTCCGAACCGCTGGACGGCGACGCCGGCTGGACGCCCGTGCCGTCCGATCACCTCGTGGTGCTGGAGGCCGATGCCGATGTCGCACGCCGCCCGCTCGCCGGGTGA
- a CDS encoding ABC transporter ATP-binding protein, translating into MSAAQETGAQPYFTCRDLHAYYGESYIVQGVNLDVHDNEILALLGRNGAGKTSTLRTIARASQPALRKGEIYLRGQPVHSMKTHEAAQAGISIVPEDRRIIPGLTVEENLIVAQVAKSPGWTLDQIYEHFPRLAERRRQMATTLSGGEQQMLAIGRALARKVHLLLLDEPYEGLAPKIVQEIENILTMVKQTGMTTILVEQNAIAALRLADRCAILDEGHIVHTGKPDTVLHDEDIRRKYLAV; encoded by the coding sequence ATGAGCGCAGCACAGGAAACCGGGGCGCAGCCCTACTTCACCTGCCGGGATCTGCACGCCTACTACGGCGAGAGCTACATCGTTCAGGGCGTGAACCTGGACGTGCACGACAACGAGATCCTGGCGCTGCTGGGGCGCAACGGCGCGGGCAAGACCTCGACGCTGCGCACCATCGCCCGCGCCTCGCAGCCCGCCCTGCGCAAGGGAGAGATCTACCTGCGCGGCCAGCCCGTGCACAGCATGAAGACACACGAGGCGGCCCAGGCCGGCATCTCCATCGTGCCCGAGGACCGGCGCATCATCCCCGGCCTGACCGTGGAGGAGAACCTGATCGTCGCCCAGGTCGCCAAGAGCCCCGGCTGGACGCTGGACCAGATCTACGAGCACTTCCCCCGCCTGGCCGAGCGCCGGCGCCAGATGGCGACGACGCTCTCGGGCGGCGAGCAGCAGATGCTGGCGATCGGGCGTGCGCTGGCGCGCAAGGTCCACCTCCTGCTGCTGGACGAGCCCTACGAAGGGCTGGCGCCCAAGATCGTGCAGGAGATCGAAAACATCCTGACGATGGTGAAGCAGACGGGCATGACCACCATCCTGGTGGAGCAGAACGCCATCGCCGCGCTGCGGCTGGCCGACCGCTGCGCCATCCTGGACGAGGGCCACATCGTCCACACCGGCAAGCCCGACACCGTGCTTCACGACGAGGACATCCGCCGCAAGTACCTGGCGGTGTGA
- a CDS encoding SUMF1/EgtB/PvdO family nonheme iron enzyme, producing MSHAARSPGDTDPDGVPGELEGLHRATRRIAEALTPAEVARQYHPLLSPIGWHLGHCALVERYWLRELCLGEPSDPGQHALYFPEFSAKDSRGQRVPERDALLTHVEREHAHHRALLADPPPALRDHPLMADSYLLHFLHQHHAQHLETIRFVLAQRAHREAPDPHAPATPAPAIPAPETAALPAGRVRVGWDDVRAYDNERPASEVDLAGGRIARHPVTNAEWLAFMADGGYRTNRWWSETGQAWREANAIAAPDAWRRAANGAWVEVTPDGVRPLDPDAPVMGVSWHEAAAFAAWADARLPHEHEWEAAARTGLLNGTGRVWEWCANALFPYPGFRAFPYEGYSVPWFDGRHMIARGGSAWTHDAVRRPSFRNFFEPEVRHAFTGLRLAW from the coding sequence ATGTCGCACGCCGCCCGCTCGCCGGGTGACACCGATCCGGACGGTGTTCCGGGCGAACTCGAAGGTCTGCACCGCGCGACCCGCCGGATCGCGGAAGCGCTGACGCCCGCCGAGGTGGCGAGGCAGTACCATCCCCTGCTCAGCCCCATCGGCTGGCACCTGGGGCACTGCGCGCTGGTCGAGCGCTACTGGCTGCGCGAACTCTGCCTGGGCGAACCGTCCGATCCGGGCCAGCACGCCCTCTACTTCCCGGAGTTCAGCGCCAAGGACAGCCGCGGCCAGCGCGTGCCCGAGCGCGACGCCCTGCTCACCCACGTCGAGCGCGAGCACGCCCACCACCGCGCGCTCCTGGCCGACCCGCCCCCGGCGCTGCGCGACCATCCGCTGATGGCGGACAGCTACCTGCTCCATTTCCTGCACCAGCACCACGCCCAGCACTTGGAAACCATCCGCTTCGTGCTGGCGCAGCGGGCGCACCGCGAGGCACCCGATCCGCACGCGCCCGCAACGCCCGCTCCCGCGATCCCCGCGCCCGAAACGGCGGCCCTGCCCGCGGGCCGTGTCCGCGTGGGCTGGGACGACGTGCGCGCCTACGACAACGAGCGGCCGGCGAGCGAGGTGGATCTCGCCGGCGGCCGCATCGCCCGGCATCCCGTCACCAACGCCGAATGGCTGGCGTTCATGGCCGACGGCGGCTACCGCACCAACCGCTGGTGGAGCGAAACCGGCCAGGCTTGGCGCGAGGCGAACGCCATCGCCGCGCCGGACGCATGGCGTCGGGCCGCGAACGGCGCCTGGGTCGAGGTCACGCCGGACGGCGTGCGCCCGCTCGATCCGGATGCCCCGGTCATGGGCGTAAGCTGGCACGAGGCCGCCGCCTTCGCCGCCTGGGCGGACGCGCGTCTGCCCCACGAGCACGAATGGGAGGCCGCGGCGCGCACCGGCCTGCTCAATGGCACGGGACGGGTCTGGGAGTGGTGCGCCAACGCCCTCTTCCCCTACCCCGGTTTCCGCGCCTTCCCCTATGAGGGCTATTCCGTTCCCTGGTTCGACGGCCGCCACATGATCGCACGCGGCGGCAGCGCCTGGACGCACGACGCCGTCCGCCGGCCCAGCTTCCGCAACTTCTTCGAGCCCGAGGTGCGCCACGCCTTCACGGGGCTGCGCCTGGCCTGGTGA
- the egtD gene encoding L-histidine N(alpha)-methyltransferase, with amino-acid sequence MTPSSPDAATAPVDADAAIAAVEPLPPSRRVSGLIEDVRAGFAKRPRELSPKYFYDARGAELFERICALPEYYLTRSEAGLLDAHADALIDRVRPDHIVELGAGSARKTETLLAACERAGLDTAFWPLDVCASVLVEARERLQARFPGLRVRALAGDHTAGLDHLPPRTGRTLFVFLGSSLGNFEGESARTLLGDIAACMGGEDRLLLGVDPVKDRETLEAAYNDSEGVTAAFNANVLNVLNRELDGDIDVDAFRHRAVFNPAANRIEAYLDVVRRHTARLGALGETYTFVEGESLFTEISRKFTPTGLDGDLNPAGLAREVDFFADRNRYALHLVRRA; translated from the coding sequence GTGACGCCAAGCAGTCCCGACGCCGCGACCGCCCCCGTCGATGCCGACGCCGCCATCGCCGCCGTCGAACCGCTGCCGCCATCCCGCCGCGTGTCCGGGTTGATCGAGGACGTGCGTGCGGGCTTTGCCAAGCGCCCGCGCGAGCTGTCGCCCAAGTACTTCTACGACGCCCGCGGCGCCGAGCTGTTCGAGCGCATCTGCGCGCTGCCGGAATACTACCTCACGCGCAGCGAGGCCGGGCTGCTCGACGCGCACGCGGACGCGCTGATCGACCGCGTGCGCCCGGACCACATCGTGGAGCTGGGCGCGGGCAGCGCGCGCAAGACGGAAACCCTGCTGGCCGCGTGCGAGCGCGCCGGCCTGGACACCGCCTTCTGGCCGCTCGACGTCTGCGCCAGCGTGCTCGTCGAGGCGCGCGAGCGCTTGCAGGCGCGGTTCCCCGGCCTGCGGGTGCGCGCGCTGGCGGGCGACCACACGGCCGGCCTGGACCACCTGCCGCCACGGACGGGGCGCACGCTCTTCGTCTTCCTGGGCAGCTCGCTGGGTAACTTCGAGGGTGAGAGCGCGCGCACCCTGCTCGGCGACATCGCCGCGTGCATGGGGGGCGAGGACCGGCTGCTGCTCGGCGTCGACCCCGTGAAGGACCGGGAAACCCTGGAAGCCGCCTACAACGACAGCGAGGGCGTGACGGCCGCGTTCAACGCCAACGTGCTCAACGTCCTGAACCGCGAGCTGGACGGCGACATCGACGTGGACGCCTTCCGCCACCGGGCGGTGTTCAACCCCGCGGCCAATCGCATCGAGGCCTATCTGGACGTCGTGCGCCGCCACACGGCGCGGTTGGGGGCGCTGGGTGAAACGTATACTTTCGTGGAAGGCGAGAGCCTGTTCACGGAAATCAGCCGCAAGTTCACGCCGACGGGTCTGGACGGCGACCTCAATCCCGCCGGCCTTGCGCGCGAAGTGGACTTTTTCGCAGACCGCAATCGCTACGCGCTTCACCTCGTGCGGCGGGCGTGA
- a CDS encoding ABC transporter ATP-binding protein has protein sequence MALLDLQGVSKSFGGLAALSNVDLQVEEGQAHAIIGPNGAGKSTLINAITGRLTPDMGSVTFAGQSLLGLKPHQIVQQGIARVFQTPEIFHDMTCLENVTIAALAHRDGAFKPNFLQHPRRMRQQRDAAAERLAEVGLADQREMPAGHLARGDKRRLELAICLANNPRMLLLDEPTAGMAQHETQNTIQVLKRIGEKGMTKIVIEHDMGVVFSLADKITVLHQGTVIASGAPEQVREDPAVHEAYLGGAHE, from the coding sequence ATGGCGCTTCTGGACCTCCAGGGGGTTTCCAAGAGCTTCGGGGGCCTCGCCGCCCTGTCCAACGTGGACCTGCAGGTGGAAGAAGGGCAGGCGCACGCGATCATCGGGCCCAACGGCGCGGGCAAGAGCACGCTGATCAACGCCATCACCGGCCGCCTGACCCCGGACATGGGCTCGGTGACCTTCGCCGGGCAGTCGCTGCTGGGCCTGAAGCCGCACCAGATCGTTCAGCAGGGCATCGCGCGCGTTTTCCAGACGCCCGAGATCTTTCACGACATGACCTGCCTGGAAAACGTCACCATCGCGGCGCTGGCGCACCGGGACGGCGCCTTCAAGCCCAACTTCCTGCAGCATCCCCGGCGCATGCGCCAGCAGCGCGACGCCGCGGCCGAGCGGCTCGCCGAGGTGGGGCTGGCGGATCAGCGGGAGATGCCGGCGGGCCACCTCGCCCGCGGCGACAAGCGCCGCCTGGAGCTGGCGATCTGCCTGGCGAACAACCCGCGCATGCTGCTGCTGGACGAGCCCACCGCCGGCATGGCCCAGCACGAAACCCAGAACACAATCCAGGTGCTCAAACGCATCGGCGAGAAGGGCATGACCAAGATCGTGATCGAGCACGACATGGGCGTGGTGTTCTCGCTCGCCGACAAGATCACCGTCCTGCACCAGGGCACGGTGATCGCGTCCGGCGCGCCCGAGCAGGTGCGCGAGGATCCGGCCGTTCACGAGGCCTATCTGGGAGGCGCGCACGAATGA
- a CDS encoding TlyA family RNA methyltransferase, giving the protein MARDKRRADQLVVDRGLADSRSRAQALIMAGAVYAGTQRVMKAGQQLAVDAELSVKGRDHPWVSRGGLKLAPALDQFAVDPTGAVALDLGASTGGFTDVLLQRGAARVYAVDVGHGQLAWKLRQDERVTVLERTNARNLTTEHVPEPVDLIVSDASFISLLTILPPALALAAPGARLLALIKPQFEVGKARVGKGGVVRDPALHGEACEKIRAWLAAQPGWRVLGLEESAVTGPDGNREFLLAAIRDGQT; this is encoded by the coding sequence ATGGCGAGGGACAAGCGGCGCGCGGATCAGCTGGTTGTGGACCGGGGGCTGGCGGACAGCCGTAGCCGCGCGCAGGCGCTCATCATGGCGGGCGCGGTTTACGCGGGCACCCAGCGGGTGATGAAGGCGGGGCAGCAGCTCGCCGTGGACGCCGAGCTCTCGGTGAAGGGCCGCGATCATCCCTGGGTCAGCCGCGGCGGCCTGAAGCTGGCCCCGGCGCTGGACCAGTTCGCCGTCGACCCCACGGGTGCGGTCGCCCTCGACCTGGGCGCCTCGACGGGCGGCTTCACCGACGTCCTGCTCCAGCGCGGCGCCGCGCGGGTCTACGCCGTGGACGTCGGCCACGGCCAGCTCGCCTGGAAGCTGCGCCAGGACGAACGCGTCACCGTGCTGGAGCGCACCAACGCCCGGAACCTGACGACCGAGCACGTGCCCGAACCCGTCGATCTCATCGTCTCCGACGCCAGCTTCATCTCGCTGTTGACCATCCTGCCGCCCGCGCTGGCCCTGGCGGCGCCGGGTGCGCGCCTGCTCGCGCTCATCAAGCCGCAGTTCGAGGTCGGCAAGGCGCGCGTGGGCAAGGGCGGCGTCGTGCGCGATCCCGCGCTGCACGGGGAAGCGTGCGAGAAAATCCGCGCGTGGCTGGCCGCGCAGCCCGGCTGGCGCGTGCTCGGGCTCGAGGAAAGCGCCGTAACCGGGCCGGACGGCAACCGCGAGTTCCTGCTCGCGGCCATTCGCGACGGGCAAACCTGA
- a CDS encoding branched-chain amino acid ABC transporter permease, whose translation MELADFALQMVSGLQRGAIFVLIALGLTLIFGTLGVVNFAHGALYMLGAYLGFVVISYAGHWTAFIAVPLALFVIGIALERGLIRYFYQRPVTDQILVTFGLALVIQELMRWIFGGTNLPYKIPTWAAIPVDIGIGFYPPWRLLIIGVTAAVVLALFLLFRYTRFGLVVRAGMRDPEMLKFLGINVTQRFSIVFGLGALLAGIAGVMGAPTTGVVPEVGMHVLVPSFLVVVIGGMGSIPGAVVAGLLLGVAKSLTVMLYPPLSDVILYVVAAVVILWRPRGLMGLKGVME comes from the coding sequence ATGGAGCTGGCTGATTTTGCCCTTCAAATGGTTTCCGGCCTGCAGCGCGGGGCGATCTTCGTCCTCATCGCGCTGGGGCTGACGCTGATTTTCGGCACCCTGGGTGTCGTCAACTTCGCCCACGGCGCGCTCTACATGCTGGGCGCCTACCTGGGCTTCGTGGTTATTTCCTACGCGGGCCACTGGACCGCCTTCATCGCGGTGCCGCTCGCCCTCTTCGTCATCGGGATCGCCCTGGAACGCGGGCTCATCCGCTACTTCTACCAGCGCCCCGTCACGGATCAGATCCTGGTGACCTTCGGCCTGGCGCTGGTGATTCAGGAACTCATGCGCTGGATCTTCGGCGGCACCAACCTGCCCTACAAGATCCCGACGTGGGCGGCGATTCCGGTGGACATCGGCATCGGCTTCTACCCGCCCTGGCGGCTGCTGATCATCGGGGTGACCGCGGCCGTGGTGCTCGCGCTCTTCCTGCTGTTCCGCTACACGCGCTTCGGCTTGGTGGTGCGCGCGGGCATGCGCGATCCCGAGATGCTCAAGTTCCTGGGCATCAACGTCACCCAGCGGTTTTCCATCGTCTTCGGGCTGGGCGCGCTGCTGGCGGGAATCGCCGGGGTGATGGGCGCGCCGACCACCGGCGTCGTCCCCGAGGTCGGCATGCACGTGCTGGTGCCGTCCTTCCTCGTCGTCGTCATCGGCGGCATGGGCAGCATTCCGGGCGCGGTGGTCGCGGGCCTGCTGCTGGGCGTGGCGAAGAGCCTGACGGTGATGCTCTATCCGCCGCTGTCCGACGTCATCCTCTATGTGGTCGCCGCCGTCGTCATTCTCTGGCGTCCGCGCGGGCTGATGGGCCTGAAGGGAGTGATGGAATGA